The Podospora pseudopauciseta strain CBS 411.78 chromosome 2 map unlocalized CBS411.78m_2, whole genome shotgun sequence genome has a window encoding:
- a CDS encoding uncharacterized protein (COG:G; EggNog:ENOG503NVWQ; CAZy:AA12): protein MGHIINTVASVAALTALFVPEVAAQSCPGVNSRFQPRMGSGYRFSLLATGLRQPRHITIDSAGNLLVAEGGSQSVRRLVLQDQGNIVCVQSNTQLSGTNTNHGIALSADGRTLFTSNLASVNAYSYDPATGQVGSGRQIVNGMSNTGTHPTRAIATSKWSPDTILVARGSQNNIDTTTTQTSSGRSMIKTFSISAGTQSTINYNTGGEVLGWGLRNIVGLTEDPAYGGIWSVENQMDDLRLNGRDIHNNNPAERLSYHGVLNATTNRYKGLNYGYPSCVPAWDPQNVGINGLVVGSLFKPDSVPNANDCANRMTGRLHFHAHTAPLDVKFTANGTAAYIAFHGSWNRNPADGYRVMRVDFRNGDPVADVSSTTAQIPVMENSNVGGCPNNCFRPVGLAFDAKGRLYVSSDTTGEIYVIYGA, encoded by the exons ATGGGCCATATCATCAACACCGTCGCGAGTGTCGCGGCTTTGACCGCGCTCTTCGTCCCCGAAGTAGCTGCTCAGTCATGCCCGGGCGTCAACAGTCGCTTCCAGCCCCGTATGGGTTCTGGGTACCGGTTCAGCTTGCTTGCTACCGGGCTCCGCCAGCCCAGACACATAACCATCGATAGCGCCGGTAACCTCCTTGTCGCTGAAGGTGGTTCTCAGTCAGTCAGACGCTTGGTCCTTCAGGATCAGGGCAACATCGTTTGTGTTCAGTCCAACACCCAGCTCAGCGGTACCAAC ACCAACCATGGTATTGCTCTTTCTGCTGATGGCAGGACACTCTTCACGTCCAACTTGGCCTCGGTGAACGCCTACTCCTATGACCCGGCCACAGGACAGGTTGGCTCCGGACGCCAGATTGTAAACGGAATGTCCAACACGGGCACTCACCCGACCAGAGCCATTGCTACCTCCAAGTGGTCCCCAGACACCATTCTCGTGGCGCGTGGTTCTCAAAACAACATTGATACCACGACCACTCAGACTTCCTCTGGTCGTTCGATGATCAAGaccttctccatctcggcTGGCACGCAGTCAACCATCAACTACAACACGGGCGGCGAGGTCCTTGGCTGGGGTCTCCGCAATATCGTCGGCTTGACCGAGGACCCTGCCTACGGCGGCATCTGGTCTGTCGAGAACCAGATGGACGACCTCCGACTCAACGGTCGTGAcatccacaacaacaacccagctGAGCGCCTCAGCTACCACGGCGTTCTCaacgccaccaccaaccgaTACAAGGGTCTCAACTACGGGTACCCCTCTTGCGTCCCAGCCTGGGACCCCCAAAACGTCGGCATCAACGGTCTGGTGGTGGGCTCCCTCTTCAAGCCCGACTCTGTCCCCAACGCCAACGACTGTGCCAACCGCATGACGGGCCGTCTCCATTTCCACGCTCACACTGCTCCTCTTGATGTCAAGTTCACCGCCAACGGAACTGCCGCATACATTGCGTTCCACGGCAGCTGGAACCGCAACCCTGCTGATGGATACCGTGTCATGAGGGTGGACTTCCGGAACGGCGATCCAGTGGCCGACGTCAGCTCGACGACGGCACAGATTCCGGTCATGGAGAACAGCAATGTCGGCGGCTGCCCCAACAACTGCTTCCGTCCGGTCGGTCTGGCGTTTGATGCCAAGGGTCGCTTGTATGTGTCGAGCGACACGACCGGTGAGATTTATGTCATCTATGGCGCTTGA